In Paenarthrobacter nicotinovorans, one DNA window encodes the following:
- a CDS encoding dihydrodipicolinate synthase family protein, whose protein sequence is MTSLILPSSDGGTREYRLQGATTWARPGGPLTARRAYAAAHVIPEVLADNTPGAPARLDWDATMAYRHELWSYGLGVADAMDTAQRGMGLDWAATQQLIKRTGVEAASVVAANNAATAGKSVRDLVSCGAGTDQLDIDSLPAGEAGLKAVLEAYREQIAVITEAGPKVILMASRALARVAKGPEDYLNGYSTLLQEVDQPVILHWLGTMFDPALAGYWGSDDVAAATETFLGLIKDNADKVDGVKVSLLDASHEVALRAALPEGVRLYTGDDFNYPELIDGDGTHHSDALLGIFAAIYPAASVALQNYDAGNAAKAREILDSTRELGKHIFSAPTFYYKTGIAFMSWLNGKQPGFQMVGGLHSGRSVCHLAKTFELADQAGLLKDPALAAFRMSEFLQTSGI, encoded by the coding sequence ATGACTTCGCTCATCCTTCCCTCCTCCGACGGCGGCACCCGGGAATACCGCCTGCAGGGCGCCACCACCTGGGCCCGCCCCGGCGGGCCGCTGACGGCCCGCCGGGCGTACGCCGCCGCCCACGTCATCCCCGAAGTCCTCGCGGATAACACTCCGGGTGCCCCGGCCCGGCTCGACTGGGACGCCACCATGGCGTACCGCCACGAGCTGTGGTCCTACGGTCTCGGCGTCGCCGATGCCATGGACACCGCGCAGCGCGGCATGGGCCTGGACTGGGCCGCCACCCAGCAGCTCATCAAGCGCACCGGCGTAGAAGCGGCGTCCGTGGTTGCAGCGAACAACGCAGCCACGGCCGGCAAGTCCGTCCGGGACCTTGTCTCCTGCGGTGCCGGAACGGACCAGCTGGACATTGACTCACTGCCCGCAGGCGAAGCCGGCCTGAAGGCCGTGCTCGAGGCCTACCGCGAACAGATCGCCGTGATCACCGAAGCCGGGCCGAAGGTCATCCTGATGGCCTCCCGTGCCCTGGCCAGGGTAGCCAAGGGTCCGGAGGACTACCTGAATGGGTACTCGACGCTGCTGCAGGAGGTGGACCAGCCGGTAATCCTGCACTGGCTGGGCACCATGTTCGACCCCGCGCTTGCCGGTTACTGGGGCTCGGACGACGTCGCTGCCGCCACCGAGACCTTCCTGGGCCTCATCAAGGACAACGCGGACAAGGTTGACGGCGTCAAGGTCTCGCTGCTCGATGCCAGCCACGAGGTGGCCCTGCGCGCAGCGCTGCCCGAAGGCGTCCGCCTCTACACCGGTGACGACTTCAACTACCCCGAGCTCATCGACGGCGACGGCACCCACCACTCCGACGCGCTGCTGGGCATCTTCGCGGCCATCTACCCGGCCGCCTCGGTGGCCCTGCAGAACTACGACGCCGGAAACGCCGCCAAAGCCCGCGAGATCCTGGACTCAACCCGGGAACTGGGCAAGCACATCTTCAGCGCCCCCACTTTCTACTACAAGACCGGCATCGCGTTCATGTCCTGGCTCAACGGCAAGCAGCCCGGGTTCCAGATGGTCGGCGGCCTGCACTCCGGCCGCTCCGTCTGCCACCTCGCCAAGACCTTCGAACTGGCCGACCAGGCCGGCCTGCTCAAGGACCCGGCACTGGCTGCCTTCCGGATGTCTGAATTCTTACAGACAAGCGGGATCTAG
- a CDS encoding tyrosine-type recombinase/integrase, with amino-acid sequence MQVQRVLVSGSPLESWTVLDDHGVVEPVERFLAYLTDVERSPNTLKAYAHDLKDWFVFLRHRGIDWRQVRLENVGEFVAWLRLPPAGRAADVTLLPSASHHCGPGTLNRKLAAVSGFYVFHSRHGVPLGDLVTEFETVRYRRTGWRPFLAHLAGDRPQRRRIVKLREPKRLPTVLPAATAQAVLDACTRLRDRFLFVLLWESGIRIGEALGLRHEDIAVAEGELTIRRRVNANRARAKSVSPRTIPIGADVVRLYGDYLHEEYGDLDSDYVFVNLWAGPRGRPMGYAAVYDLVKRLRRDTGVDFDPHWFRHTYATRLLRAGTPIEVISSLLGHASVATTIDVYGHLTVEDARRAFEKAGLLTGKEVTW; translated from the coding sequence ATGCAGGTTCAACGAGTTTTGGTGTCCGGTTCGCCGCTTGAGTCGTGGACTGTGCTTGATGATCATGGTGTCGTTGAGCCGGTGGAGCGGTTTTTGGCTTACCTGACCGACGTCGAGAGGTCGCCGAACACGCTCAAGGCGTATGCGCATGATCTCAAGGATTGGTTCGTCTTTCTTCGCCACCGCGGCATTGATTGGCGCCAGGTGAGGCTGGAGAACGTCGGCGAGTTCGTCGCTTGGCTGCGGCTTCCGCCTGCCGGGCGCGCCGCTGACGTGACGCTGCTGCCATCGGCTTCCCATCACTGCGGGCCGGGCACGTTGAACCGCAAGCTCGCGGCCGTGAGCGGCTTTTACGTGTTCCACTCCCGTCACGGGGTCCCGCTGGGCGACCTTGTCACCGAGTTCGAAACGGTCCGGTACCGAAGAACGGGATGGAGACCGTTCCTTGCTCACCTTGCCGGGGACAGGCCGCAGCGGCGCAGGATCGTGAAGCTGCGTGAGCCGAAGAGGTTGCCCACGGTCCTGCCTGCGGCGACGGCTCAAGCAGTGCTGGATGCGTGCACGCGGCTGAGGGACCGGTTCCTGTTCGTCCTGCTCTGGGAGTCGGGAATCCGTATCGGCGAAGCACTCGGACTAAGGCATGAGGACATTGCAGTCGCCGAGGGCGAGCTGACGATCCGCCGTCGGGTGAACGCCAACCGTGCCCGGGCGAAGTCCGTTTCGCCGCGCACGATACCGATCGGCGCGGACGTCGTGCGGCTCTACGGCGACTACCTTCACGAGGAATACGGAGATCTGGACAGCGACTACGTGTTCGTGAATCTGTGGGCGGGCCCCCGCGGCCGCCCGATGGGCTACGCGGCAGTCTATGACCTGGTGAAGCGGCTGCGCCGGGACACTGGAGTGGATTTTGACCCGCACTGGTTCCGCCACACCTATGCCACCCGCTTGCTACGAGCCGGGACACCCATCGAAGTGATCAGCAGCCTGCTTGGCCACGCATCGGTCGCAACCACCATCGACGTCTACGGCCACCTCACCGTTGAGGACGCCCGCCGCGCCTTCGAAAAGGCAGGGCTGCTGACCGGAAAAGAGGTCACCTGGTGA
- a CDS encoding glycerate kinase: MDLANPRPNEHARVLIASDKFKGSLSSREVAAHLTAGLRSVHPDVQVKQLQVADGGEGTVKAVISAGFSSHLVQVSGPTGRPVVAEFATRGNEAVIEMANAAGLALLPGGASAPLTASSRGVGELVCAALDLGCNKIIIGAGGSACTDGGAGLLAALGAEFLDAKGQPLHEGGGFLMDLASVKLDNLDKRLRRARFVLATDVNNPLLGPEGAAAIFAPQKGATMTDIARLEAGLEQLVASMEQEIGPRAIRAAAVPGAGSAGGLGYAAIAVLAAQTQPGVVAFQNILELNHYIADSTLVITGEGNMDEQSLGGKLPLGISRIASEHGIPVIAVCGNIALDASQVELAGFTRAYSLRELQPDLSRCINQAGPLLEQIGSTIGSDLHKLGA; the protein is encoded by the coding sequence ATGGACCTTGCCAATCCGCGCCCGAATGAACACGCACGGGTTCTCATCGCATCAGATAAATTCAAGGGCTCCCTTTCCTCACGAGAGGTCGCCGCCCATCTCACTGCTGGTCTTCGCAGCGTGCATCCAGACGTTCAGGTCAAACAGCTGCAGGTCGCTGATGGTGGCGAAGGCACAGTAAAAGCGGTGATCAGTGCAGGCTTCAGCAGCCATCTCGTTCAAGTCAGCGGTCCCACGGGACGTCCAGTTGTCGCAGAATTTGCAACACGGGGCAACGAAGCCGTTATTGAGATGGCAAATGCCGCTGGCTTAGCCCTTCTCCCAGGGGGTGCCTCCGCTCCGCTGACCGCTAGTAGTAGAGGAGTAGGAGAACTCGTCTGCGCAGCCCTCGACCTGGGCTGTAACAAGATCATCATCGGGGCTGGAGGAAGCGCCTGCACTGACGGTGGGGCTGGATTGCTGGCGGCACTCGGTGCCGAATTTCTCGATGCCAAGGGTCAACCTCTGCACGAGGGCGGGGGGTTTCTGATGGACCTCGCCTCCGTGAAACTGGACAACCTGGATAAGAGACTTCGTCGGGCGCGATTCGTTTTGGCAACAGACGTTAACAACCCATTGCTCGGTCCTGAGGGTGCAGCAGCGATATTCGCGCCCCAAAAGGGGGCTACGATGACCGACATCGCGCGCCTCGAAGCCGGACTTGAGCAGCTAGTCGCAAGTATGGAGCAAGAAATCGGTCCTCGGGCTATTAGAGCCGCCGCAGTACCAGGAGCGGGATCTGCCGGCGGGCTCGGTTACGCTGCCATCGCAGTCCTGGCTGCGCAAACCCAACCAGGAGTCGTTGCCTTCCAAAACATCCTGGAACTGAACCACTACATCGCGGACTCAACACTCGTAATAACCGGTGAGGGAAACATGGACGAGCAAAGCCTCGGCGGGAAGCTGCCCCTGGGCATCAGTCGCATCGCTTCAGAACACGGTATACCAGTGATTGCAGTCTGCGGAAACATCGCCCTGGACGCTTCGCAAGTTGAGCTCGCCGGTTTCACCCGGGCCTACTCTCTGCGGGAACTGCAGCCCGATCTGTCCCGATGCATCAACCAAGCTGGGCCACTGTTAGAACAAATTGGGAGCACCATCGGATCTGATCTTCACAAACTGGGTGCATGA
- a CDS encoding Gfo/Idh/MocA family protein: protein MTKTAIVRVAMNGITGRMGYRQHLLRSILPIRDAGGFTLEDGTKVQIEPILVGRNEAKIRELAEKHKVAEWSTDLDSVVNDPTVDIIFDASMTSLRAATLKKAMLAGKHIFTEKPTAETLEEAIELARIGKQAGVTAGVVHDKLYLPGLVKLRRLVDEGFFGRILSIRGEFGYWVFEGDVQAAQRPSWNYRKEDGGGMTTDMFCHWNYVLEGIIGKVKSVNAKTATHIPTRWDEAGKEYKATADDASYGIFELETPGGDDVIGQINSSWAVRVYRDELVEFQVDGTHGSAVAGLNKCVAQQRAHTPKPVWNPDLPVTESFRDQWQEVPANAELDNGFKLQWEEFLRDVVAGREHRFGLLSAARGVQLAELGLQSNDERRTIDIPEITL, encoded by the coding sequence ATGACTAAAACAGCGATTGTCCGCGTCGCCATGAATGGCATCACCGGCCGGATGGGCTACCGCCAGCACCTGCTGCGTTCCATCCTCCCCATCCGCGACGCCGGCGGCTTCACCCTCGAAGACGGCACCAAGGTCCAGATCGAACCGATCCTCGTAGGCCGCAACGAAGCCAAGATCCGCGAACTCGCCGAGAAGCACAAGGTTGCCGAGTGGAGCACGGACCTGGACTCGGTCGTCAACGACCCCACCGTCGACATCATCTTCGACGCCTCCATGACCAGCCTCCGCGCCGCCACCCTGAAGAAGGCGATGCTGGCCGGCAAGCACATCTTCACCGAGAAGCCCACCGCGGAAACCCTGGAAGAGGCCATTGAACTGGCCCGCATCGGCAAGCAGGCAGGCGTCACCGCAGGCGTCGTACACGACAAGCTGTACCTCCCGGGCCTGGTCAAGCTCCGCCGCCTGGTGGACGAAGGCTTCTTCGGCCGCATCCTGTCCATCCGCGGTGAGTTCGGCTACTGGGTCTTTGAAGGTGACGTTCAGGCAGCACAGCGCCCGTCCTGGAACTACCGCAAGGAAGACGGCGGTGGAATGACCACGGACATGTTCTGCCACTGGAACTACGTCCTTGAAGGCATCATCGGCAAGGTCAAGAGCGTCAACGCCAAGACCGCCACGCACATCCCCACCCGCTGGGACGAAGCCGGCAAGGAGTACAAGGCAACGGCTGATGACGCTTCCTACGGCATCTTCGAGCTTGAAACCCCGGGCGGCGACGACGTCATCGGCCAGATCAACTCTTCCTGGGCCGTCCGCGTCTACCGCGACGAACTCGTCGAATTCCAGGTGGACGGCACCCACGGCTCCGCCGTTGCCGGCCTGAACAAGTGCGTCGCCCAGCAGCGCGCACACACCCCCAAGCCGGTCTGGAACCCTGACCTGCCCGTCACCGAGTCCTTCCGCGACCAGTGGCAGGAAGTCCCCGCCAACGCCGAACTGGACAACGGCTTCAAGCTGCAGTGGGAAGAGTTCCTGCGCGACGTCGTCGCCGGCCGCGAGCACCGCTTCGGCCTCCTCTCCGCAGCCCGCGGCGTGCAGCTTGCAGAACTCGGCCTGCAGTCCAACGACGAACGCCGCACCATCGACATCCCGGAGATCACGCTCTAA
- a CDS encoding HamA C-terminal domain-containing protein, translated as MSSPALPLSLMNRDRFLALFYDPTRFDIHQKTVMHLHVLRVDGGDFAVKPLFKELVNNSISYVLSRQNLQKMLSDPSRMGEFFRKTQTQFKTPDANAGEGGELLLYSFLEGHLGAPKILSKMELKTSSEHYVHGTDGVHLLEASPGNYQLIFGESKMYGDTARKVGSSAGRGVKAAFESMGKVQEDDFDFDTWLVESELLKESLDKAKVELLASILLPPASGMPTITKSNAFGVFIGFELDVTTYPFADHTAQEIESYLRELALSTITAEVETIRTEIQKRGLGGFQFHIYAVPFLKRNVNGSLRGIENIRIDLASELSGKNLRPQKEKKKK; from the coding sequence ATGAGCAGCCCTGCCCTGCCGCTCTCGTTGATGAATCGCGACCGCTTCTTGGCGCTCTTCTACGATCCCACAAGGTTTGATATCCACCAGAAGACGGTCATGCACCTACATGTGCTTCGCGTTGACGGCGGGGATTTTGCTGTGAAGCCGCTCTTCAAAGAACTGGTGAATAACAGCATCAGTTACGTTCTCTCCCGCCAGAACCTGCAGAAGATGCTCAGCGATCCGAGCCGCATGGGTGAGTTCTTCAGGAAAACCCAGACTCAATTCAAGACCCCTGACGCCAACGCTGGTGAAGGTGGCGAGCTGCTTCTCTACTCCTTTCTTGAAGGACATCTGGGTGCGCCCAAGATCCTCTCGAAAATGGAACTTAAAACGTCTTCGGAGCACTATGTCCACGGTACTGATGGCGTGCACCTACTTGAGGCATCGCCAGGTAATTACCAGCTGATATTTGGCGAGTCAAAGATGTACGGGGATACGGCTCGTAAGGTCGGATCCAGTGCCGGCCGTGGTGTGAAGGCTGCCTTCGAGTCCATGGGCAAGGTCCAGGAGGACGACTTCGATTTCGACACTTGGCTGGTCGAGTCCGAACTCTTGAAAGAAAGCCTCGACAAGGCGAAAGTCGAGCTCCTTGCTTCTATTCTTCTGCCCCCTGCATCAGGGATGCCAACCATCACGAAGTCGAATGCTTTCGGAGTGTTCATCGGCTTCGAACTCGACGTGACGACCTATCCGTTCGCTGATCACACAGCACAGGAAATCGAGAGTTATCTTCGTGAGCTCGCACTATCGACGATAACCGCGGAGGTTGAAACCATCCGGACCGAGATCCAGAAGCGCGGGCTAGGCGGTTTCCAGTTCCACATTTACGCAGTCCCCTTCCTGAAGCGAAACGTGAATGGCAGCCTGCGGGGAATCGAGAACATCCGCATCGATCTCGCCTCTGAGCTGAGTGGCAAGAACCTGCGCCCACAAAAGGAGAAGAAAAAGAAGTGA
- a CDS encoding tyrosine-type recombinase/integrase — protein MATVRPEFRPEIVIPAPGSLVFNTEPCRIDECERQRTVKGFCKSHYKRWLDQGRPEWESFLASPGPLPVGDGPLAACTVTWCRFGSARRGLCVSHHGFFSRSSETDVIKWLATLSPEPVIERPECRLAFCDLWAQGNSPLCLNHKSRWHAIGAPDIDEFVARCESVGLDRFDFRCLADRPQLRLELQHAMQCRHDERRASTRSSVVTPVIRLVSDSGVTSLLDWNLDQWAAFYIAGRVGRSHRHNGQLAFLRFAYTRLEDLVAGTGWESEYSRDAWALHRLGYTDTRGTLRFDKIPQPWLRPLAKRFIRWRLTSGREIIQGRVDILALNRFAAFLARTIPHSDSPDCIDRGILERFLAELARDKRAVISRGRDVSSLNAFFAAIRRHDWAKDLPASANFYPEDFPRPAKRLPRALADHIMAQLDQPENLGKWTSPDSRLLTLILMRCGLRVGDACNLATDCVVRDGDGAPYLRYMNRKMKREALVPLDEEVHAAILDQQRRVRERFPDGSNWLFPAPKMNPDGAKPLTTHSYRGQLEDWLERCDIRDEHGQEVRLTPHQWRHTFGTTLINRDVPQEVVRVLLDHTSAEMTAHYARLHDTTVRRHWEEARKVNINGDTITIDPQGPLAEASWAKQRLGRATQSLPNGFCGLPVQKSCPHANACLTCPMFVTTAEFLPQHQEQRRQTVQILSAAEARGQTRLIEMNQAVLHNLDRIIDSLDDTAPDEAAG, from the coding sequence ATGGCCACCGTCCGGCCCGAATTCAGACCCGAAATCGTGATCCCGGCCCCAGGCTCCCTCGTCTTCAACACCGAGCCCTGCCGGATCGACGAGTGTGAACGGCAACGTACGGTGAAAGGGTTCTGCAAAAGCCACTACAAGCGCTGGCTGGACCAAGGACGCCCCGAATGGGAGTCATTCCTCGCCAGCCCCGGCCCATTACCCGTAGGCGACGGCCCCTTGGCGGCATGCACCGTCACCTGGTGCCGCTTCGGTTCGGCCAGACGCGGCCTCTGCGTCAGCCATCACGGGTTCTTCAGTCGTTCCAGCGAGACCGACGTGATTAAGTGGCTCGCTACCCTCTCACCCGAGCCGGTCATCGAGCGGCCCGAATGCAGGCTCGCGTTCTGCGACCTCTGGGCCCAAGGCAACTCGCCGTTGTGTCTGAACCACAAGTCCCGCTGGCACGCCATTGGCGCACCGGATATCGACGAGTTCGTCGCCCGGTGCGAAAGCGTGGGCCTGGACCGGTTCGATTTCCGATGCCTGGCAGATCGTCCCCAGCTGCGGCTTGAGCTCCAGCACGCCATGCAATGCCGCCACGATGAACGCCGGGCCAGTACCCGCTCCTCCGTTGTGACGCCCGTGATCCGGCTCGTCTCCGACAGCGGCGTCACCTCGCTGCTGGACTGGAATCTTGACCAGTGGGCAGCGTTCTATATCGCCGGCCGGGTGGGCCGCAGTCACCGCCACAACGGGCAACTTGCGTTCCTGCGCTTTGCCTACACCCGGCTCGAAGACCTCGTCGCCGGCACCGGCTGGGAGTCAGAGTATTCCCGCGACGCCTGGGCCCTGCACCGCCTCGGCTACACCGACACCCGCGGCACCCTCCGCTTCGACAAGATCCCGCAACCGTGGCTGCGCCCCCTGGCAAAACGCTTCATCCGATGGCGGCTGACCAGCGGCAGGGAAATCATCCAAGGGCGCGTCGACATCCTCGCCCTGAACCGATTCGCCGCGTTCCTCGCCCGCACCATCCCCCACTCCGACAGCCCGGACTGCATCGACCGCGGCATCCTGGAACGCTTCCTCGCCGAGCTCGCCCGGGACAAACGGGCAGTAATTTCCCGTGGCCGCGACGTCAGCTCCCTGAACGCCTTCTTCGCCGCGATCCGCCGCCACGACTGGGCCAAAGACCTGCCGGCATCGGCGAACTTCTACCCTGAAGACTTCCCACGACCAGCCAAACGACTGCCCAGGGCCCTGGCCGATCACATCATGGCGCAACTGGACCAACCCGAAAACCTCGGCAAATGGACCAGCCCCGACAGCCGGCTACTCACCCTGATCCTAATGCGCTGCGGACTGCGCGTCGGGGACGCCTGCAACCTCGCTACCGACTGCGTGGTCCGTGACGGTGACGGCGCCCCCTACCTGCGCTATATGAACCGGAAGATGAAACGCGAAGCCCTCGTACCCCTCGATGAGGAAGTCCACGCCGCCATCCTCGATCAGCAGCGACGCGTCCGCGAACGATTCCCCGACGGCAGCAACTGGTTGTTCCCGGCCCCGAAGATGAACCCCGACGGAGCAAAACCGCTCACCACGCACTCCTACCGCGGACAGCTTGAAGACTGGCTGGAACGCTGCGACATCCGCGACGAACACGGACAAGAGGTGCGCCTGACCCCACATCAGTGGCGCCACACCTTCGGGACAACACTGATCAACCGCGACGTTCCCCAGGAAGTTGTCCGGGTCCTCCTCGACCACACCTCGGCGGAGATGACCGCCCACTACGCCCGGCTGCACGACACAACCGTGCGCCGCCACTGGGAGGAAGCCCGTAAGGTCAACATCAACGGCGACACCATCACCATTGACCCGCAAGGACCACTCGCCGAAGCCAGCTGGGCCAAACAACGCCTCGGTCGCGCAACACAGAGCCTGCCGAACGGATTCTGCGGGCTGCCGGTTCAGAAGTCCTGCCCGCACGCCAACGCCTGCCTGACCTGTCCCATGTTTGTCACCACCGCCGAGTTCCTCCCCCAGCACCAAGAGCAGCGCCGCCAGACCGTCCAGATCCTGTCCGCCGCCGAAGCCCGCGGACAGACCCGGCTCATCGAGATGAACCAGGCAGTACTGCACAACCTGGACCGCATCATTGACTCCCTCGACGACACCGCACCCGACGAGGCCGCCGGATGA
- a CDS encoding DEAD/DEAH box helicase, with protein MTSRTAADLLSEMIVEREDFQSAYENLERAVAELFLSGEVLHAVDPLEAKHLLRYADVLSHASDPRHRELAYTTIALLREYDSSTGFDQELSNRLLAVAEAVLVQLGNFPGIATLQKGVGSRFALPLSRGTLRIAKEVLQRTSKGDATLTDTQYAITEKMRGEDYFSFSGPTSLGKSFIIKDALYDIVRRDDLNDHCVVVLVPTKALIGQTAADLRKLLADVPEVNVATYPSLPKLLRQKYRRTVFVLTPERLLRYLANPVREIDYLVVDEAQKVIAKNDARSSLYYHSIVEVTRRFATKLVFASPSIENPELFLELFGKAVNGAFTVRERTVAQQRYFVDLIAGKQYYFSGQDTQPREIEAGPGHGGVVDLILSLSGERKAIIYINGSLKSAEFALRLAERRNEVTDEKVEELAAHVREYVHKDYFLANTLRHGVAFHHGKMPQEVRERVEQAFADPDSAVQFVVCTSTLLEGVNLPAKNIFVLNDKHGNSLFTKIDFENLAGRAGRLTYDFSGNVVCVREEDNRWATTTRALISRSDPGRAESFLVRPANNRKKEYTDIARILRGESLPAATSADQQRSVEQYASILTLHQLDNQQTPLRSYFLDKVKDGRELLRKAASSIAVPTDVLRRSPNILPKYQDRIWNELKAGSTVPLVTNDAVLSDVQTFLTVLRRLSTLYDWRTTEVSGTDPLMPRRADADGWDRRLYYWALLMRGWVRGDPISRVISSSVAYYSQRGSITYRDYSREESLVTEPFDRHSAKHINLIIEWTLKDIEGGLRFRIMGYLQNFIDVSVMALGRNASGINVATLVEYGTTDERAIQLQEVGFGRAVAAELLADHADALRFSDENELEELDHESVLARTTLSDEARAEVENIMVKMEVEVDSAEG; from the coding sequence GTGACCTCGCGTACCGCCGCTGACCTGCTCAGCGAGATGATTGTTGAGCGCGAGGACTTCCAATCCGCGTATGAAAACCTCGAGCGCGCAGTCGCCGAGCTGTTCCTTTCAGGGGAGGTCTTGCACGCTGTCGATCCGCTTGAGGCAAAGCACCTGCTGCGCTACGCGGACGTGCTGTCACACGCTAGCGACCCTCGTCACCGAGAACTCGCCTACACGACGATCGCTTTGCTTCGGGAGTACGACTCCTCGACAGGCTTCGACCAAGAGCTGAGCAACCGACTGCTCGCAGTTGCCGAAGCGGTTCTCGTGCAGCTCGGCAATTTCCCTGGTATCGCTACCCTTCAGAAGGGTGTAGGGAGCCGCTTCGCGCTGCCGCTCTCTCGGGGCACTTTGCGCATCGCAAAGGAGGTGTTGCAGCGCACCAGCAAGGGAGATGCCACACTCACCGATACCCAATACGCCATTACAGAGAAAATGCGCGGCGAGGACTACTTCAGCTTTTCGGGACCAACTTCGCTCGGTAAGTCCTTCATCATCAAGGACGCACTGTATGACATCGTTCGTCGCGATGATCTCAACGATCATTGCGTCGTCGTGCTTGTTCCAACCAAGGCACTCATCGGGCAGACGGCGGCCGATCTTCGGAAGCTCCTTGCGGACGTGCCGGAGGTGAACGTTGCAACCTATCCTTCACTGCCCAAGTTGCTGCGTCAGAAGTACCGACGCACCGTTTTCGTGCTAACGCCAGAACGGCTGCTTCGTTATCTCGCCAACCCTGTGCGCGAGATTGACTACCTTGTGGTTGACGAGGCCCAGAAGGTCATTGCAAAAAACGACGCAAGAAGCTCGCTCTACTACCACTCGATCGTCGAGGTGACTCGTCGTTTTGCTACAAAACTCGTGTTCGCGTCACCCAGCATTGAAAATCCCGAGCTCTTCTTGGAATTGTTTGGTAAGGCCGTCAACGGAGCGTTCACCGTCCGGGAGCGAACGGTCGCGCAGCAGCGCTATTTCGTTGATCTAATCGCCGGAAAGCAGTACTACTTCTCCGGGCAGGATACGCAGCCTAGGGAAATCGAGGCCGGGCCGGGACATGGAGGCGTGGTGGACCTCATCCTCTCGCTTAGTGGCGAGCGGAAGGCAATCATCTACATCAACGGGTCGCTAAAGTCTGCAGAATTCGCCCTCAGACTTGCGGAACGTCGAAATGAAGTCACTGATGAGAAGGTCGAAGAGCTTGCCGCGCACGTTCGCGAGTACGTCCACAAGGACTACTTCCTGGCAAACACGTTGCGTCATGGCGTTGCCTTCCACCACGGCAAGATGCCGCAAGAGGTGCGCGAACGAGTCGAGCAGGCCTTCGCCGACCCCGACTCAGCAGTCCAGTTCGTAGTGTGCACATCGACGTTACTGGAGGGCGTCAATCTCCCAGCGAAGAACATCTTCGTCCTTAACGACAAGCACGGAAACAGTCTGTTTACGAAGATCGATTTTGAGAACCTTGCCGGACGCGCAGGGCGTCTCACATACGACTTTTCTGGCAACGTTGTCTGTGTTCGCGAGGAGGATAACCGCTGGGCAACGACGACGCGCGCACTGATTTCTCGGTCAGATCCTGGCCGGGCGGAGAGCTTTCTGGTCAGGCCGGCAAACAACCGAAAGAAAGAATACACGGACATAGCGCGGATCCTGCGGGGCGAGAGTCTGCCCGCGGCGACATCGGCTGACCAGCAGCGAAGTGTTGAGCAATACGCGTCAATCCTCACCCTGCACCAGCTCGATAACCAGCAGACACCGCTTCGCAGCTACTTCCTCGACAAGGTCAAAGACGGCCGGGAGTTGCTCAGAAAAGCAGCCTCTTCAATTGCCGTGCCAACGGACGTTTTGCGGCGCTCACCGAACATCCTCCCGAAATACCAGGACCGTATCTGGAACGAACTAAAGGCCGGCTCTACTGTTCCCCTCGTTACAAATGACGCCGTTCTCAGTGATGTCCAGACGTTCCTCACCGTTCTTAGACGGCTCAGCACCTTGTACGACTGGAGGACAACCGAGGTATCGGGAACAGACCCTCTCATGCCGAGGAGAGCGGATGCCGATGGATGGGATCGCCGTCTCTATTACTGGGCGCTCCTTATGCGCGGGTGGGTGCGAGGCGACCCGATCAGCCGTGTTATCTCCAGCTCGGTTGCCTACTACAGTCAACGTGGTTCAATCACCTACCGTGACTACTCCCGCGAGGAGAGCCTGGTTACTGAGCCCTTCGACAGGCACTCTGCGAAGCACATCAACCTCATTATCGAATGGACTCTCAAAGATATAGAAGGGGGCCTACGGTTCCGCATCATGGGGTACCTGCAGAACTTCATTGACGTCAGTGTCATGGCGCTTGGAAGAAATGCATCGGGGATCAATGTGGCGACGCTCGTCGAGTACGGCACCACGGACGAGCGCGCGATTCAACTGCAAGAGGTGGGCTTCGGTCGGGCTGTAGCGGCGGAGCTTTTGGCAGACCACGCAGACGCACTGAGATTCTCTGATGAAAACGAGCTGGAAGAACTCGATCATGAATCGGTACTGGCAAGGACCACCTTGTCGGACGAGGCGCGCGCCGAGGTCGAGAACATCATGGTGAAGATGGAAGTTGAGGTTGATAGCGCGGAGGGATAG